The window CTTCCTCGTCGGTGACCTGGGCGAAGCAGGCGTCCTTCGTGGCCATTGCGGTGGAGTGCCTCCAGGCCGAGAGGGCGTAGTGCCGGGCGTGGAGGGTCCAGCCCCGCTTTTTGTAAGTGGCCATGAAGGATGTGCCGTCGTTGCCGAGCGGCACCTCGTCGTCGGTGTCGCCTTTCGCCCAGCCGCTTGCCACCAGGTCCGCGAGTACGAGGTCCAGCTGCCGTCGCATCTGCGCAGGGTCGGACTTGCCGGGGGAGGCATCAGCTGGGCCGTGCGACCAGTGGACCATGCAGGGCGACAGCCGTGCGGTGAGGGTTGCCCGTTTCCGTTCCTTCTGCGTCGATCCTTGGGTGGGAGATTCGCCGCCTCCGAGTTCCGTCAGCCCTTCGGGCAGCCGGGCGGCCGCGGCGGCGGCCTCGAGGTCTGCCCGCACACGCTGCTGGCCGAAAGGCGCCGTGGAGGCCGAGGCCGGGGATGCCTCCGTCTGGGCGGAGGGTTTGCCGCTGCCGCAGCCGGCGACGAGGACCGCGCCGACGACGGCTGTCACGAGCCGTCGGGCCCTGGCCACGGTGGTACGCATGTGCTCTTCTCTCGGTGCCGGACCGCCACCGACCTCTGGGCAGGTCAGGGTGGGTTTTCGATGTCTCGGACCGGGATCTTCGCACAGTCGTTCGTTGGGCTGTGTCGCCGGATGCGTTGTTCGCATGGCCCGGCTCAAGGACTTCAACTTCAAGCTCGTTGTCGTCGAGCAGCTGATGTACACCGACGAACGGCTCACGCTCAGTTCCGGCTGGCACATCTGCTGCGGGAGCAGGGGCTCGGTGACGACCCTTGGGAGTACGCCCATCAGCACGGTCTGGACTTCAAGGTGGTGCCCGAGGCGCGTGGCTACTTCGACTTCTTGGAGATGGGCGAGCAGCTGTTGGCCGGTGTCGAGGAGTTGTGCATGGACGGCGGGAACCAGGTGTACCAGGAGGGTCTGCCGATCATCTCCTTGCCTCTTCGCCGAGCAGCCTGCGCAGCATCCGTATGCTCCCGGTCATGAGATTTCTCCGGCTGCGTGGCCAAAGCGACGCCCAGCGAATGACGGGAACGCCGGTGGGTGAGGCCAAGGCCCTTTACGAAGCGGGGCGTTACGCCGAGGCGGAGGCCGAAGCCCGCGCCGTGGCCCGATCGCGGCCACGCGACGACGAGTACGCAGCCGTGGCGCTGAACATCGCCGCGATCGCGGCGGGCGCTCAGGGCCGCAACGCCGAGGCACTCGCCACCTACGACGAAGCGCTGCCTGCCTTCAGGAGGATATTTGGAGCCGGTCACTGGCTGACCCTGAAGCTGCGCTCGGACCGCGCCCAGCAGATGATCTCGCTCGGTCGGCACGCCGAGTGCGAGGCAGAATGTGCGGTTGTCGCCGAGGCCGCGGGCCGCGGTACCGGCCCGGAAATGTCACTCCTGGCAGCGGCCGCCCGCAATGGGCTGGTCTTCGCTCTCAATGCGCAGGGGCGCCACCAGGAGGCCGAGGCACTTGCCCGCGAGGCCCTGGCCGCCTATCGCGCACGTGACCGGACGTCCCTCGTGCTGCGACTTGGCCTGGCTCGCAGCCTCAACGGCCAAGCCCGGCACGAAGACGCCCTCACCGAGGCGCAGGGCGCCGACAAGCTGTACCGCGCTCTGCCCGAATACCAGCGCCATCCCGATACGGGCGCTGTCGAACTGGCCTTTGCTCATGCCCTGTTGGGGTTGCGCCGCGCTCCCGATGCCCGTCGTCAGGCTGCAGCCGCCCACGATGCCTGCCTGGCCTCCTTCGGCCCGGACCACCGCCGCACCGTCGAAGCCCGCACGTTGCTCGAGCACATCGAGGGCACTCGACCGTAAGCGCAGCGCCTCCGCTCGGGGCGAGTCGCAGGCGCTTCTCGGCGTTTCATCCAGCTGTCGCAACGCGCCGGGCTAACTGAGCGTTTGGTCCGGTGATTCGTGTTTGGTCCCGTCCCGGGTCAGGTTCCACGCCAGTTCAGGGTGGCTTCGCCGGTGAGTCTGCGGGCCATGAGGTTGATCAGCGCGAGGTGGATCATGGCTTCGGAGCGGTGCGGGTGGCGTTCGTAGTCGCGGGCGAGGCAGCGGTGGTGCATGAGCCAGCCGATGCTGCGCGCGATGGTCCACCGTCTCGGGATGATCGTGAACTCGCGGGTGCCGGGCGGGCGTTGGACGGGGTGGACGTCGCTGCCGAGGCGGGCTCCGTGGTCGATGGCGGTGGTGCGGTAGCCCGCGTCCACCCAGGCCTTCGGGATATGCGGGTGGGCGGCGGCGATGCGGGACAGCAGGGTCACGCCGGCTGCGGTGTCGGAGACGTTGGCGGCGGTCACCAGCACGGTCAGCAGCAGGCCGAGGGTGTCGCAGCCGAGGTGGCGCTTACGTCCGGTGATCCGTTTCCCGGCGTCCGTGCCCTGGTCCGCGAGGTGCACGTTGCGGGAGTCTTGATGGTCTGGGAGTCCAGCACGCAGGCCGACGGCTCCGCGCCTCGGCCCTCGGCTTCGCGGACCAGACGCCGCAGCAGGCCGGTGAGCTGCTCGAACCGCCGTCCTGCTGCCACTTGGCGAATTACCCGTATACCGTGGCCCACGGGGCGAAGTCGTGCGGGAGGTAGCGCCAGGGGATGCCGGTGCGGTCCACGTGCAGGATGGCGTTCATGATCTGGCGCAGGTCGTGTTCGGGCGGCCGGCCGATGTCCAGTGCCCGGGCGCGGTGCTGGTCCCGCCAGGACGTCAGAACGGGCTCGATCAGCGCCTGTGGACAGTCACGTTATTCCCCACCCTGACGGTCACGTAATTCCCCAGGTCCTCGCCGCGTATGGGGCTAGGTTGGCCGTCATGGACATGCGGGGGTGGAGGTATCTCTATGTGGGGCCTGACGATCTGAAGACTCTCATCCGAACGGGCGGGGAGGGCCAGAGGGTTCACTCGCCGGCGGACTTCGATGAGTGGGCGTCGAGTCGGCCCGCGGAGGAATTCGCGGAGCCCTTCACCTTCGTTGTCGATGCCGCCGGCGTCCTGCGGCTCGCGCCCCGCCGCAGCGAGCACGTGGTGTGTGCTGGTGGAGACGCGGTCCTGAGCGCTGGCGAGATCAGCTTCCGCGCAGGGTTTGTCCGCGTACTCTCTGTTCTGGCCGGGTCGGTACGTTTGAATGTCCCCAGCAGTCAGGCCACTTCGTTCTCTCGCTCGATGGCTTGGAGGCGGTTCTTCAGGCGGTAGCTCGGGCCGTTGATCGAGATCACTTCGCAGTGGTGGAGGAGGCGGTCGAGGATCGCGGTGGCGAGGACCTCGTCGCCGAAGACCTGGCCCCACTCGCTGAAGGTCTTGTTCGAGGTCAGGATGATCGAGCCCTTCTCGTAACGCTTGGAGATCACCTGGAAGACCAGGTTCGCCTCCGCCCGTTCCAAGGGCTGATATCCCACTTCATCGACCACGAGGACGCTCGGCCGCAGGTAGGTGCCGAGCTTGTTGACCAGCCGTCCGGCCGTCTCGGCGGCTCTGAGGTTGCGGACCATGTCGTCGAGGCTGGTGAAATAGATCGAGTAGCCAGCCCGGCAGGCTGCGACCGCCAACGCGACGGCGATATGTGTCTTGCCGACTCCGGGCGGTCCCAGCAGGGCGGCGTTCGCCTTGGCCTCGACGAACGAAAGACTGGCGAGGTCCTTGACCTTGCGCGGGTCGAGCTCGGGCTGGAACGAGAAGTCGTATTCGTCCAGCGTCTTGTGGTGCGGCAGCTTTGAGAGCCGCAGGCCCTGGCGGAAGCGGCGGTCGTCGCGGACGGCCAGTTCCTCGGACAGGACCAGGTCGAGGAAGTCGAGGTAGCCCATCTTCGCCTCGTCCGCGCGGCGGGTGTAGTCGTTGATGGTCTCCGCGAGGTGGGGCAGGCCGAGCTTGCCGGCCGTGGTGCGGATACGGTTGCCGGTCAGCTCGCTCAAGAGGACTCCTTCGTCGGGGAGTTGGTGGTGAAAGGCCGTGTGCCGGTCAGCTCGTCATAGACCGACAGCGGACGGCGGCCGACCTCGATCTGGGTGACCGCGGACCGGTTCAACAAGGCCTGCAGCGGGCCGGCCTGGCTGCTTCTTGACGGTTCACGATGTGGTGGCGGGGTCACATCGCCGGTGGTGGTGCGGCGTCCTTTGCCGGTGGGCAGGCCGTCCCAGTGCGTCTCTTCGAGGACGCGGACGCCCTTGCCGACCGCCCGTGGATGGGCGGCCAGCAGGGTCTCGCCGCTGGCATCGGGGACGGTCGAGTGCAGCACGACCTGGGCCTTTGTCGCCCTGACCTCGATCAGCTGGCGTGGGCGGACCTTGCGGGCGGGCACCGAGTAGAGGTTGCCTGCGAACGCGACCAGGCAGTCCTTGCCGACCGGTCGCAGATGTCGCTCGGCGACCAGATAGGGGGTGGGCGGCAGCGGTTTGAGGGCCGCGTGGTCGCGGGCGGCCCGGTGTCCGATGACCTCGTGGTGGGTGGCGTGGGTGCGGGCCCGCCGCTGAGGGACCCAGGCCATGAAGGCGGCGTCCATCTCCTCGATGGAGGAGAAGGCCCGCCCGGCCAGGACGTGATCGCGCACGATGAGTACCTGTCGCTCGACCCTGCCCTTGCCGGTGGGCCGGTAGGCGGCCAGGACGTCGATGTCGAAGTCGTAGTGGCCAGCAAAGCCGACTGCCTCCGGGTGCAGCGGCACCGCCTCGCCGGGAGCGACGTGACGGCGCACGACGGTCTTTGTCCGGTCGTAGACGATCGACATCGGCACCCCGCCGAAGTGGGCAAACGCACGGCGGTGGCAGTCGAAGAAGGTCTGCAGGTCCTGGCTGGTGGTGAAGCAGCAGAACGGGTCACGCGAGTACGACAGCGTCATGTGGAACGAGTAGACCTTCGGGATGCCCAAGTGGGCGAGGATCTTGCCTTCGTCACCCCAGTCGACCTGGGCCTGAGCTCCGGGAACCACCTCGAAGCGGCGATGCATGCCCGCCAACTCCCGCGGCTCGATGCCCAGTTCACCAGCCACCCTCGGCCGGGCCTCCTGCAGGTACAGCTTGACCCGCTGGTAGTTGATCGTTGAGCCGTACTCCTTCACCAGGCGCTCGTGCACCACGGCACCCTTGATGAGGATCTCCGCCCGCAGCATCGCGTCGATCAACGGGGCGACTTCGTCGACTGCCTTCCGCCGCGGCCTGCCATTCGAGATTCGCCTCGGTGGCGCCGACGGCGCTGTGCTCGACAGATACTTGCGGACCGTCTTGCGGTCCAGGCCCGTCTCCCGGGCAACCTCCGTCAGACTGACCGCCCCGGACTCCACCAGGGCACGGAACCGCCGTAGTTCCAGCCAGCGTTGCGGGTCCAAGACCACCGTGTCACCGCCCTCCGCCACCCTTCACCGGACGAGCAGCAGAGTGCCGGGACCCACCCTTCACCGCACCATCAAGCGTCCCTTTTCACTCGTACGCGACCGAGGACGTTCACGTGTACGCCGACAGGGTTCGAGCGATGGGCTGTCGATGAGATCAGCAACCAGTCGACCGGCTACTGCCCGGACATCAGCTCGTGGCCGGCAGTTGCCGAGGCCCTGGATCGAGTCGGCTTCACCCGGCCTTCCGGCTTCACGTATGAGGTGATCTTCCGCCGATGCCTGTCCTGCCGACAAGTCAACATCGTGCGTGAAGCGGACTTTGTCTGCGTGTTCTGCGACGGGATCCTGCCGCAGGAGTGGAACGTGGACGGACCCCGGGCGCTAGGGAGTCGCGGGCCGTCGTTCTCGTCGGTGGTGTCCTCCGGGGCTTGTTGGGGCAGTAGCTGGGGCTGGTCGTGATGACCTTCGCCGTCCCCATGGGGAGTCGTGAACGCGAGGGTGGGGAAATACGTAACGCTGAACCCACCCCGAGTGGGGAATTGCGTGACCGTCGACGGCGCCCAGCGCGCGTCCGACAGGTCGCTGGGATAGGGGCCGTGCGGAGTCATGTTTGCGAAGTAGCGGACCGCGGTCGGCCCCGCCAGAGGTCAAAAGGCGGCGCTCGGGGGCGTGTGGGGAGCAGACAGGAGCAGCAGGAACGAAACGACCCTGGCGTCGCGGGCGGGTCGACTGCCCCATCAAGCACAACGACCCCGCCGCCGCAGGACTCCGGAA of the Streptomyces sp. NBC_00287 genome contains:
- the istB gene encoding IS21-like element helper ATPase IstB, with the protein product MSELTGNRIRTTAGKLGLPHLAETINDYTRRADEAKMGYLDFLDLVLSEELAVRDDRRFRQGLRLSKLPHHKTLDEYDFSFQPELDPRKVKDLASLSFVEAKANAALLGPPGVGKTHIAVALAVAACRAGYSIYFTSLDDMVRNLRAAETAGRLVNKLGTYLRPSVLVVDEVGYQPLERAEANLVFQVISKRYEKGSIILTSNKTFSEWGQVFGDEVLATAILDRLLHHCEVISINGPSYRLKNRLQAIERENEVA
- a CDS encoding DUF6892 domain-containing protein is translated as MRCSHGPAQGLQLQARCRRAADVHRRTAHAQFRLAHLLREQGLGDDPWEYAHQHGLDFKVVPEARGYFDFLEMGEQLLAGVEELCMDGGNQVYQEGLPIISLPLRRAACAASVCSRS
- a CDS encoding tetratricopeptide repeat protein; this translates as MRFLRLRGQSDAQRMTGTPVGEAKALYEAGRYAEAEAEARAVARSRPRDDEYAAVALNIAAIAAGAQGRNAEALATYDEALPAFRRIFGAGHWLTLKLRSDRAQQMISLGRHAECEAECAVVAEAAGRGTGPEMSLLAAAARNGLVFALNAQGRHQEAEALAREALAAYRARDRTSLVLRLGLARSLNGQARHEDALTEAQGADKLYRALPEYQRHPDTGAVELAFAHALLGLRRAPDARRQAAAAHDACLASFGPDHRRTVEARTLLEHIEGTRP
- the istA gene encoding IS21 family transposase is translated as MVLDPQRWLELRRFRALVESGAVSLTEVARETGLDRKTVRKYLSSTAPSAPPRRISNGRPRRKAVDEVAPLIDAMLRAEILIKGAVVHERLVKEYGSTINYQRVKLYLQEARPRVAGELGIEPRELAGMHRRFEVVPGAQAQVDWGDEGKILAHLGIPKVYSFHMTLSYSRDPFCCFTTSQDLQTFFDCHRRAFAHFGGVPMSIVYDRTKTVVRRHVAPGEAVPLHPEAVGFAGHYDFDIDVLAAYRPTGKGRVERQVLIVRDHVLAGRAFSSIEEMDAAFMAWVPQRRARTHATHHEVIGHRAARDHAALKPLPPTPYLVAERHLRPVGKDCLVAFAGNLYSVPARKVRPRQLIEVRATKAQVVLHSTVPDASGETLLAAHPRAVGKGVRVLEETHWDGLPTGKGRRTTTGDVTPPPHREPSRSSQAGPLQALLNRSAVTQIEVGRRPLSVYDELTGTRPFTTNSPTKESS